In the Cydia fagiglandana chromosome 14, ilCydFagi1.1, whole genome shotgun sequence genome, one interval contains:
- the LOC134670506 gene encoding uncharacterized protein LOC134670506 produces the protein MFVPTFVVIFTLAIYQVASAPVDDRVEYDGSYKRLYLPYIQSVTKDGTKTILTSQDLLELSEKLKSGEVPVTTTYQLIGINGFNHTLSDHQLRLMVNHEIAAIVNTQDLDQPGFGHLFITVDKNGVVQTFIYNLTLEEALEKVEEEGYPNSSASDSYHQNKPSASKVPVASN, from the exons atGTTTGTGCCAACGTTCGTAGTTATTTTCACCCTTGCGATATATCAG GTCGCGTCAGCTCCTGTTGACGACAGGGTCGAATACGATGGATCGTACAAACGCCTTTACCTGCCTTACATCCAATCAGTGACCAAGGATGGCACCAAAACTATCTTGACATCCCAAGATTTGCTTGAATTGAGCGAAAAGCTAAAATCTGGAGAAGTACCGGTAACCACTACTTATCAGCTGATTGGTATTAATGGCTTCAATCACACGCTGTCTGACCATCAACTGCGGCTCATGGTGAACCATGAGATTGCAGCAATCGTCAACACGCAGGATCTCGACCAGCCAGGCTTTGGACATTTATTCATCACAGTTGACAAGAACGGGGTTGTGCAGACTTTTATCTACAATTTGACTCTAGAAGAAGCGTTGGAGAAAGTTGAAGAAGAAGGTTATCCGAACTCATCCGCCAGTGATTCTTATCACCAAAATAAACCTTCAGCTTCCAAAGTTCCCGTTGCTTCAAATTAA